In the Streptomyces fradiae ATCC 10745 = DSM 40063 genome, one interval contains:
- the nadD gene encoding nicotinate-nucleotide adenylyltransferase — MGEQEVPRSPGKRRLGVMGGTFDPIHHGHLVAASEVAALFHLDEVVFVPTGQPWQKSHKTVSPAEDRYLMTVIATASNPQFSVSRIDIDRAGPTYTIDTLRDLRALNPDTDLFFITGADALSQIMPGWRNAEELFSLAHFIGVTRPGHDLSDDGLPKGGVSLVEVPALAISSSDCRERVAHGDPVWYLVPDGVVRYIDKRQLYRGQ, encoded by the coding sequence ATGGGAGAGCAGGAAGTGCCGAGAAGTCCCGGCAAGCGCCGCCTGGGCGTGATGGGTGGGACGTTCGACCCGATCCACCACGGACACCTGGTGGCCGCCAGCGAGGTGGCCGCCCTGTTCCATCTGGACGAAGTGGTGTTCGTGCCGACCGGGCAGCCCTGGCAGAAGAGTCACAAGACGGTGTCCCCGGCCGAGGACCGCTATCTCATGACGGTCATCGCCACGGCGTCGAACCCCCAGTTCTCGGTGAGCCGGATCGACATCGACCGGGCGGGTCCGACGTACACCATCGACACCCTGCGGGACCTGCGCGCCCTCAACCCGGACACGGACCTGTTCTTCATCACCGGCGCCGACGCGCTGTCGCAGATCATGCCGGGCTGGCGCAACGCCGAGGAGTTGTTCTCGCTCGCGCACTTCATCGGCGTCACCCGCCCGGGCCACGACCTGTCGGACGACGGCCTGCCCAAGGGCGGCGTCTCCCTCGTCGAGGTGCCGGCGCTCGCGATCTCCTCGTCGGACTGCCGGGAGCGGGTCGCGCACGGCGACCCCGTCTGGTATCTGGTGCCGGACGGTGTGGTGCGCTACATCGACAAGCGCCAGCTGTACCGGGGCCAGTGA
- a CDS encoding M48 family metallopeptidase, with product MTETGRENVPSRTRRRFPGISSRAYEHPADRSALVALRKLSGFDTVFKALSGLLPERSLRLLYLSDSVRVSDAQFAHLHDMLRDACYILDLEKVPSMYVTQDPKPNAMCIGLDEPIIVVTTGLVELLDEEEMRAVVGHEVGHALSGHSVYRTVLLFLTNLALKVAWIPLGNVTVMAIVTALREWFRKSELSADRAGLLVGQDLQASMRGLMKLAGGHHLHEMNVDAFLAQAEEYEESGDLRDSVLKILNVLPRTHPFTTVRAAELKKWAESRDFQRIMDGHYPRRSEDKDTSVTDSFRESAGHYAQTVRGSKDPLMKLVGDIAGGAGDLGGKLFEKFSGAAGGRSGRDGDGREDGGGKGTA from the coding sequence ATGACAGAGACCGGTCGTGAGAACGTGCCGAGCCGGACCCGCCGGCGCTTCCCCGGCATCTCTTCCCGTGCCTACGAGCATCCCGCGGACCGTTCCGCACTCGTCGCCCTGCGCAAGCTCAGCGGCTTCGACACCGTCTTCAAGGCACTGAGCGGGCTGCTGCCCGAGCGCAGCCTGCGACTCCTCTACCTCTCCGACTCCGTGCGGGTGAGCGACGCCCAGTTCGCCCACCTGCACGACATGCTCCGGGACGCCTGCTACATCCTCGACCTGGAGAAGGTCCCGTCGATGTACGTCACGCAGGACCCCAAGCCGAACGCGATGTGCATCGGCCTGGACGAGCCGATCATCGTGGTCACCACCGGCCTGGTGGAGCTGCTGGACGAGGAGGAGATGCGCGCCGTCGTCGGCCATGAGGTGGGGCACGCCCTGTCGGGTCACTCCGTCTACCGGACGGTGCTGCTGTTCCTCACCAATCTGGCGCTGAAGGTGGCGTGGATACCGCTGGGTAATGTGACGGTCATGGCGATCGTCACGGCGCTGCGGGAGTGGTTCCGCAAGTCGGAGCTGTCGGCGGACCGGGCGGGGCTGCTCGTCGGCCAGGACCTGCAGGCGTCGATGCGCGGCCTGATGAAGCTGGCCGGAGGCCACCATCTCCACGAGATGAACGTCGACGCGTTCCTCGCGCAGGCCGAGGAGTACGAGGAGTCGGGCGACCTGCGCGACTCCGTGCTGAAGATCCTCAACGTGCTGCCGCGCACGCACCCGTTCACGACGGTACGGGCGGCCGAGCTGAAGAAGTGGGCGGAGAGCCGCGACTTCCAGCGGATCATGGACGGCCACTACCCGAGGCGGTCGGAGGACAAGGACACGTCCGTCACCGATTCCTTCCGCGAGTCGGCCGGTCACTACGCGCAGACGGTGCGCGGAAGCAAGGATCCGCTGATGAAGCTGGTCGGCGACATAGCCGGCGGCGCCGGCGACCTCGGCGGCAAGCTGTTCGAGAAGTTCAGCGGAGCGGCGGGCGGCCGATCGGGCAGGGACGGCGACGGCAGGGAGGACGGCGGCGGCAAGGGCACGGCCTGA
- a CDS encoding SCO2583 family membrane protein produces the protein MAGGADPPDGTPDGTPEGLPGRDEDQDRPVVFDESFIRAARLQELSAHERMGDDTPAVRRRPGAEANDPGPVPDLDAEYEYAYDLHHRHWRSSRRRSRGRRRRAGAARHAIGSRVGALILVLLVATVFAVAIHLGSRYPYQPPPDARAAPLRVTLVALAPTGPVSGGRPADLFARSPAAQYRPGAAGITLPPVRRTAHFTEGQVMAALDTAKAFLVRSALDPDTVTGGSTRPVRLLVDPDQFTQFDRSVESPSADGRHATSGWLIRFDPARVALADPGIRVRGALQASEASADVLEVTADHTYTYALRPAGPDAGPDAAGDRASLFTVRREVRFHFDRDDLRMRRAELVTSHVQAGPVDCAADLSGALRPLLAGERPTSTTPPTADPFAGTPAAATPLCATLPTGAAPPQPQDRGATEP, from the coding sequence ATGGCAGGAGGCGCCGACCCGCCCGACGGAACGCCCGACGGCACACCGGAAGGGCTCCCCGGCAGGGACGAGGACCAGGACCGGCCCGTCGTCTTCGACGAGTCCTTCATCCGTGCTGCCCGCCTCCAGGAGCTGTCCGCCCACGAGCGCATGGGCGACGACACCCCCGCCGTCCGCCGGCGCCCGGGTGCCGAGGCGAACGACCCGGGGCCGGTCCCCGACCTGGACGCCGAGTACGAGTACGCCTACGACCTGCACCACCGCCACTGGCGCTCCAGCCGGCGCCGCTCCCGAGGCCGCCGCCGTCGCGCGGGCGCCGCGCGGCACGCGATCGGGTCACGCGTGGGCGCCCTCATCCTCGTGCTGCTCGTGGCGACGGTCTTCGCCGTCGCGATCCACCTCGGCTCCCGCTACCCCTACCAGCCACCCCCCGACGCCCGCGCCGCACCCCTGCGCGTCACCCTCGTCGCGCTCGCCCCCACCGGCCCCGTGTCCGGCGGCCGCCCCGCCGACCTGTTCGCCCGCAGCCCGGCCGCGCAGTACCGCCCCGGTGCCGCCGGCATCACCCTGCCGCCCGTACGGCGCACCGCCCACTTCACGGAGGGCCAGGTCATGGCCGCCCTCGACACCGCCAAGGCCTTCCTGGTCCGCTCGGCGCTCGACCCGGACACCGTGACCGGCGGCAGCACCCGCCCCGTGCGGCTCCTCGTCGACCCGGACCAGTTCACGCAGTTCGACCGGAGCGTGGAATCCCCGTCCGCCGACGGGCGCCATGCCACCAGCGGATGGCTCATCCGCTTCGACCCCGCCCGAGTGGCCCTGGCCGACCCCGGCATCCGCGTCCGGGGAGCCCTCCAGGCATCCGAGGCATCCGCCGATGTCCTGGAGGTCACCGCCGACCACACCTACACCTACGCGCTGCGGCCCGCCGGCCCGGATGCCGGGCCGGATGCCGCCGGGGACCGCGCCTCGCTGTTCACCGTCCGCCGCGAGGTGCGCTTCCACTTCGACCGCGACGACCTGCGCATGCGCCGCGCGGAACTGGTCACCAGCCACGTCCAGGCCGGCCCCGTGGACTGCGCCGCCGACCTGTCCGGCGCCCTTCGCCCCCTCCTCGCGGGGGAGCGCCCCACGTCGACCACCCCGCCGACCGCCGACCCGTTCGCCGGCACCCCGGCAGCGGCCACGCCCCTGTGCGCCACCCTCCCCACCGGCGCCGCCCCACCCCAGCCGCAGGACCGTGGAGCCACAGAGCCGTAG
- a CDS encoding SCO2584 family spore wall biosynthesis protein, whose translation MPDDVGGRPFQDGWEPDDDRGGADEDFASVVFDEDFVRAARVHEPTAVERLLAAAKARAEADAARARGGPPPEDDPYDPDRRGARDARRDGSDEDEYAHDSYGGDDPYGPYGGALRPYRPGNRWYRPVAWLVALLMGLGMVALAFSAVYRGSSGDRDEQIPAPASSDVNLDGTPPSAAHPAPPLFATPTPH comes from the coding sequence GTGCCGGACGACGTGGGGGGCAGGCCGTTCCAGGACGGCTGGGAGCCCGACGACGACCGCGGAGGCGCCGACGAGGACTTCGCCTCCGTGGTGTTCGACGAGGACTTCGTGCGGGCCGCCCGGGTCCACGAGCCGACCGCCGTCGAGAGACTGCTCGCCGCCGCCAAGGCCCGCGCCGAGGCCGACGCCGCGAGGGCCCGAGGCGGTCCGCCCCCCGAAGACGACCCGTACGACCCCGACCGCCGCGGCGCGCGCGACGCCCGGCGTGACGGCTCCGACGAGGACGAGTACGCACACGACTCGTACGGCGGCGACGACCCGTACGGCCCCTATGGCGGCGCCCTCCGCCCGTACCGCCCCGGCAACCGCTGGTACCGCCCCGTCGCCTGGCTCGTCGCCCTCCTGATGGGGCTCGGCATGGTCGCCCTGGCCTTCTCCGCCGTGTACCGCGGCTCCTCCGGCGACCGGGACGAGCAGATCCCCGCTCCCGCCAGCAGCGACGTCAACCTCGACGGAACTCCCCCCTCCGCGGCCCACCCCGCGCCGCCCCTCTTCGCCACGCCGACCCCCCACTGA
- a CDS encoding glutamate-5-semialdehyde dehydrogenase, which produces MTSQSASPSMNPYDAMSPVAQAAYRARAAAADIAPLPRAAKDDALLAMADALEVRTAEIVQANAEDVAKAREAGTSESVVDRLTLTPERVRAIAADVRHVAALPDPVGEVVRGSTLPNGLDLRQVRVPLGVVGIIYEARPNVTVDAAALCLKAGNAVLLRGSSSAYASNTALVRVLRDAVGGAGLPADAVQLVPGESRDSVRELMRARGLVDVLIPRGGASLIRTVVEESTVPVIETGTGNCHVYVDAEADIDMAVDILINSKAQRVSVCNAAETLLVHQDIAPRFLPRALEALAEAGVTVHGDERVLPYAEGSKATVVPATAEDWETEYLSYDIAAAVVDSLDAAVAHIRLWTSGHTEAIVTTSQAAARRFTQLVDSTTVAVNASTRFTDGGQFGFGAEIGISTQKLHARGPMGLPELTSTKYIVTGDGHIR; this is translated from the coding sequence ATGACCTCGCAATCCGCCTCCCCGTCCATGAACCCGTACGACGCCATGTCGCCGGTGGCGCAGGCCGCCTACCGGGCCCGTGCGGCCGCCGCCGATATCGCGCCGCTTCCGCGCGCGGCGAAGGACGACGCGCTGCTGGCCATGGCCGACGCCCTCGAAGTCCGCACCGCCGAGATCGTCCAGGCGAACGCCGAGGACGTGGCGAAGGCCCGGGAGGCCGGCACCAGCGAGTCCGTGGTCGACCGGCTCACCCTCACCCCCGAGCGGGTCCGGGCCATCGCCGCCGACGTCCGGCACGTCGCCGCGCTGCCCGACCCGGTCGGTGAGGTCGTCCGCGGCTCCACCCTCCCCAACGGCCTGGACCTGCGGCAGGTCCGCGTCCCGCTGGGCGTGGTCGGCATCATCTACGAGGCCCGGCCCAACGTCACCGTCGACGCCGCCGCCCTCTGCCTGAAGGCCGGCAACGCCGTCCTGCTGCGCGGCTCCTCCTCGGCGTACGCCTCCAACACCGCCCTCGTCCGGGTCCTGCGCGACGCCGTCGGCGGCGCCGGCCTCCCGGCGGACGCCGTCCAGCTCGTGCCGGGCGAGTCCCGCGACTCGGTGCGCGAGCTGATGCGGGCGCGCGGCCTCGTCGACGTCCTCATCCCGCGCGGCGGCGCCTCCCTGATCCGCACGGTCGTGGAGGAGTCCACGGTCCCCGTCATCGAGACCGGCACCGGCAACTGCCACGTGTACGTCGACGCCGAGGCCGACATCGACATGGCCGTCGACATCCTGATCAACTCCAAGGCGCAGCGCGTCAGCGTTTGCAACGCCGCCGAGACCCTCCTCGTCCACCAGGACATCGCCCCCCGGTTCCTGCCGCGCGCCCTGGAGGCACTCGCCGAGGCCGGCGTCACCGTCCACGGCGACGAGCGGGTCCTGCCGTACGCGGAGGGCTCCAAGGCCACCGTCGTCCCCGCCACCGCGGAGGACTGGGAGACCGAGTACCTCTCGTACGACATCGCCGCGGCCGTCGTCGACTCGCTGGACGCCGCCGTGGCCCACATCCGCCTGTGGACGTCCGGCCACACCGAGGCGATCGTCACCACGTCGCAGGCCGCCGCCCGCCGGTTCACCCAGTTGGTGGACTCCACCACGGTCGCCGTGAACGCCTCCACCCGGTTCACCGACGGCGGCCAGTTCGGCTTCGGCGCCGAGATCGGCATCTCCACGCAGAAGCTCCACGCCCGCGGTCCCATGGGCCTGCCGGAGCTCACGTCGACCAAGTACATCGTCACCGGCGACGGCCACATCCGATAG
- the proB gene encoding glutamate 5-kinase, with protein sequence MTQARQYVAEARRIVVKVGSSSLTTASGGLDADRVDALVDVLAKVRDAGGREVVLVSSGAIAAGLAPLGLDRRPKDLARQQAAASVGQGLLVARYTASFARYGARVGQILLTSDDMSRRAHYRNAYRTLEQLLAMGAMPIVNENDTVATDEIRFGDNDRLAALVAHLVRADLLVLLSDVDGLYDGDPSRPGTSRIEEVRGPQDLEGIEIGSAGKAGVGTGGMVTKVEAARIAAAAGIPVVLTSASRAADALAGRDTGTYFHRTGRRSAGRLLWLAHASAPRGALILDEGAVRAVVHGRKSLLPAGIAAVEGEFGAGEPVELRDAHGRPVARGLVNFDAKEIPQLLGRSTKELARELGSAYEREVVHRDDLVVLHPWNG encoded by the coding sequence GTGACACAGGCAAGGCAGTACGTGGCGGAAGCCCGCAGGATCGTCGTCAAGGTCGGCTCGTCCTCCCTGACCACAGCGTCGGGCGGACTCGACGCCGACCGCGTCGACGCGCTCGTCGACGTACTCGCCAAGGTGCGCGACGCGGGCGGGCGGGAAGTCGTCCTCGTCTCCTCCGGCGCCATCGCCGCCGGCCTCGCCCCGCTCGGCCTCGACCGGCGCCCCAAGGACCTCGCCCGGCAGCAGGCCGCCGCCAGCGTCGGCCAGGGCCTCCTCGTCGCCCGCTACACCGCGTCCTTCGCCCGGTACGGCGCGCGCGTCGGGCAGATCCTCCTCACCAGCGACGACATGAGCCGCCGCGCCCACTACCGCAACGCCTACCGGACGCTGGAACAGCTCCTCGCCATGGGCGCCATGCCGATCGTCAACGAGAACGACACCGTCGCCACGGACGAGATCCGCTTCGGCGACAACGACCGGCTCGCCGCGCTCGTCGCCCACCTCGTCCGCGCCGACCTGCTGGTGCTCCTGTCCGACGTGGACGGCCTGTACGACGGCGACCCGAGCCGCCCCGGCACCTCCCGCATCGAGGAGGTGCGCGGCCCGCAGGACCTCGAGGGCATCGAGATCGGCTCCGCCGGAAAGGCCGGCGTCGGCACGGGCGGCATGGTCACCAAGGTCGAGGCGGCCCGCATCGCGGCGGCCGCGGGCATCCCCGTCGTCCTCACGTCCGCCAGCCGCGCCGCCGACGCCCTCGCCGGACGGGACACCGGCACGTACTTCCACCGCACCGGGCGCCGCTCCGCCGGGCGGCTGCTGTGGCTCGCGCACGCCTCCGCCCCGCGGGGCGCGCTCATCCTCGACGAGGGCGCCGTACGGGCCGTCGTGCACGGCAGGAAGTCGCTGCTGCCCGCCGGCATCGCCGCCGTCGAGGGCGAGTTCGGCGCGGGCGAGCCGGTCGAGCTGCGCGACGCCCACGGCCGCCCGGTCGCCCGCGGCCTGGTCAACTTCGACGCCAAGGAGATCCCGCAGCTGCTCGGCCGCTCCACCAAGGAGCTGGCGAGGGAACTGGGCTCCGCGTACGAGCGCGAGGTCGTACACAGGGACGATCTGGTCGTCCTCCACCCCTGGAACGGCTGA